A stretch of Fundicoccus culcitae DNA encodes these proteins:
- a CDS encoding C39 family peptidase yields the protein MARKTQAKNPHRRNHLIIGFILIIVLIGMGVTLFLMLQSHHPNEAMYREVAEENENYLLENQAIINQTIYTNQDNPKDLGYIFLPENPATYIDIAHINQYNVPLLNQNDPQWANDAYGTDGSRTIWENGCAIVVLAMVDSYFSGSLTTPNDITRWSSNNYYMDYQGSSWQLYPAFGEAFNYQVTDYGNDFQQAIQGLNEGYLIVTSVGPGYFTLGGHVILIRGYQDGLVYVNDPNDDSTKMHSIQGIPEQTIIQDGLNYWGIRPW from the coding sequence TTGGCAAGAAAGACCCAAGCAAAAAACCCACATCGTCGTAATCATTTGATTATTGGATTTATTCTCATTATTGTATTAATCGGGATGGGGGTTACTTTATTTTTGATGTTGCAATCACATCATCCCAACGAAGCCATGTATCGTGAAGTAGCTGAGGAAAATGAAAATTATTTACTTGAAAATCAAGCCATTATTAATCAAACAATTTATACCAATCAAGATAACCCTAAAGATTTGGGTTATATCTTTCTACCAGAAAACCCTGCTACTTATATCGATATCGCTCATATTAATCAGTATAATGTTCCCCTTCTCAATCAAAATGATCCCCAATGGGCAAATGATGCCTACGGGACAGATGGTAGTCGTACCATTTGGGAAAATGGCTGTGCGATTGTCGTTTTAGCTATGGTAGATAGCTATTTTTCAGGTTCACTGACAACTCCCAATGACATTACACGCTGGTCATCGAATAATTATTATATGGATTATCAAGGCAGTTCATGGCAACTCTATCCGGCTTTTGGCGAAGCATTCAATTATCAAGTGACTGATTACGGCAACGACTTTCAACAGGCCATCCAAGGCTTAAATGAAGGTTACTTAATTGTGACGTCGGTTGGGCCAGGCTATTTTACCTTAGGGGGGCATGTCATCCTCATCCGGGGTTATCAAGACGGCCTTGTTTATGTTAATGACCCCAATGATGATTCAACCAAAATGCATTCTATTCAAGGAATCCCTGAACAAACCATCATCCAAGATGGGCTAAACTACTGGGGTATCCGCCCATGGTAA